The window tctttcacTTCCCTAATGGCTCCAGCCCATATACTCTCACCCTGTGGATTTGAAATTTTCAGTTCGCCTATATATAAGAGGAAAGTGCAAAAACATATGCAAATCAAGGGATCTTGTAGTTGTTTAAGTGCTAATAACTTGCAGTTGATATCTTCATAGTCTATACCAAGCTGACATGGTTAAATAGCCACATCTATATGAAATTTAAGAATTCATTAACTGATTCTATACGACGTAATCGATAATATACAGAGTTCACATAGAGATGAGGGCTGACCCTGGTTACCCTTGGCTCTTGACTTATATCTAAATTGTGTTCACTAGTTATCTAGTCATCATTAGTAGAGTGGGGGATTAGATTATGAGCTATTACTAATCTTGAACTCTTCTtatgatattaaatattaatgtagggcaataaaaataagattagacaGACACACAGAGATATGACAAGATCCCATAAACTCACCTCTTTAATAGTACCGGTAGGCACCTTCCACACATTTCTATCTTTGAGATATCCACTGTTCTCTTGAACCACGAGCATCTGGAAATGGAAAATTGTACATCAAGGTTGAATCAAAATGCAATTTTAAGCTCTTATTGTACCAGAGAAGAACGCAGGAGGAGTCCGCTATAAACGAAACATCATgtagagaaaatataaactgATACACCAAACAGAATATatttaaagccaaaaaaatgttttatgttCTATCCCTTTTGAGCAATTTGATGACTCTTTTTGCAGTCCATTTAGATTCAAAGTGATGGgccattagaaaaatttaaacaaaaaatctttgttACCTCTCCGTTCTTGTTTAGCACAAAAGCACCGATCCCAATACGATGAGAAGCATTAGCAGGAAGAGTGCTAGGTTCCTCCCCGAGCCAAGAGGTAAGCATCACGTATTCATTCTCGGCATGATGGTATGTAAACCCTTTCTAACAAATCACCAAACATAATTTAATCACCAAAGCCCAAAgctgaacaaaataatcaaaatacaaaacaaagttCTCATCGAAATCATAACGTAATCCATCTTCTAACCTTGATTGCCGTGTCAACAAGACTCGAACGCTCACGAGGCAGCTTTACCCAAATCCCCTTCTTCCCCTAACAAAATCCATCTCCCAAAAAAGTCAGTCATTGGCAATAAATATTCAAGTAAATggagcaaaacaaaaaacagacaTGGGATGTTTTGGTCTAAATCCAGAGGTCCATCATAACATTGGAAAGATTAAATCTTTATACCTGATCCTTCCATGCCTTGAGTGAAAGATCAAGCTTTgtatcaaaatcatcaacagtCATGGATTCCACTTCCATCAAATTCACCTCAACACCACCAAATTTGTCTTCTTTTCCATCAAGTAATGAGATTTGCTGACCTTCACCGGCCATGCTGCAGTATCCAAGTAAAAGGATATATCTGTGACAAGAAAACACCAataaaagcaatgtttttgtCAAACCCATGTCGACCAACCCAATTGAGATtccaaaacaatccaaaaaaacaaaagacccCAAAACTGAATGCTGCTAGTAATAGAGAAGAAAACTGAGTTATTAGCGGAAAAGAATGGGAGAGAgacaatttagattttttttatacatcCAAGAAGACGACTTTGATAGGGTTTTCAATGTCAATGGTCTCAGAAGCAAGTTCgtatttgataaaaatgatgaatttgaaTGTTCCTTTGCCTTGCACACTTTCGTGGAACGAAGAAATCCAAAAAGAAAGGGTTTTTTTCTAATTGAGAAAATGATTCGGTGGTTATACCATCTTGTTCCGAACAATCTAAGGGGCGAGGACTAAAGAAGACATCGGTTCGGTTCGATTCGGTCTGTTTCGGTCTTTTCCTTCCAATTTGATTCGGTTTGATACCAAATGGCAAATGATGATGTCTCGCGCACGCGAGTCTGCTATGTATAGAGATTACTGGAATTTGTGTTATAGAGATTACTGgaatttaaacaaattcaattcaaaatattaaaatcaaaaacttttgtGTTTCCTTGGAGATTACTGGAAttggtttaaatttgtgttagcctttatgtttttgaataatttctCCTTGATTGGTTTCTCTATGGATTCAAAAAGCTTAATGTTTTTATATCTCTAGCTTTACGTTTTTGAAcaatttcaacatttttatgACATATTTGATCTAGTTTACAATCTGAATGGAGGAGCTATATGTATGAACTAGTTTAAGAGACcacattttgtttatttgggttGGATGAGACATTTTGAGTTATTTAGGTTCGGATTGGTAACGGTGTAACTTGTAgttgtagatgctttgactgtaaaaaCTTTGACTATAGGGACTTTTGCTGAATAaattttaactgttaaaatttttgctctaaaaactttaaatattaaaacttttgttgTAAAAACTTAAACACTAactgttatttttattgtatgttttgataaatataaaaaatattaaaatatgacaTAATTGCTTATAGGATATAATGGTTGttgatgcaaaaataattatgaaaaatggttctcaaaataacataaataaaaaacagatttttaataaatcaaaatgtatTTGTGATcaattatacatatattgaaAAAGAATGTTTCAATCATcattgaaaataagaaagagaaaaaataactacatttttattattactaggactcagaccccccGCGATGTCGTGGgggaaatattttagaaaaaagtaaatatatttaaaattaaaactatacattatgaaatcatttgaatgtaatataATAGTatgaatacataaatatattttaaatagttatgtaaattcacaaatttaaaaaacatgataaaatatattttaaatattaaaatagttttttaacgaatgttaagataaatagatgcaactgtaaattctatagtaagttttattaaatttctatagaaGCAACAGCCGAACAGGTTTTGTCCACTCCAATTGTGTCCATTGATCTTTTTGTGGACCAGATCCGTTTAGTTATACTTTATTTGTCCATCATTACCAAAATAGCTTTTCCACCTTATTGATCTGCTTACGTATTAAACGTGTTGTGCCTCGTATGGACCAGATTCAACCCGAACATGTTTTTGTCTATCACAAGTTTGTCCTTCTGACTTTTTAGTGGACCAAATATGCTTGATTGATGATACTTGTCCACCACAAATAATACcgacattaaaagaaaaaaatctcttttcaTTTGTCTTTGTCTCtaattctcttctctttttctaaaACTCATATGTGTTTCCAAAAGTTTGATTTGAAATTGGACCCTCAACTTATGAATTAACACCAAACATAACACAAATGAATTTCTCCTCTCTTAAACAAAGAGTAAATTTGTCTTTAAACTCCTCCCTAAATATTCTAAACTGGCATTtctcacaaacaaaaacaaaactggcatttttcacaaatttttccataaaaatgGCATTCTTAGTCAAATTCccataaaatttattcaataaaCCGGATCGGTCCAATTTCGGTCTAACTCAACTCTCAATAAGGCCGTTCTTTGCATTCTCCTATCGTTTCACTTTCATGTCTCAAGTCTCATACTCTCTCGCGTCTCGTGGCTAatgagtgaagaagaaaggaggaaaCCCCAAAAACCTCTGTAAAACCctatttatcaaacaaaaaaaatgcagcTTTCTTCGTTACCAATCTCGTTTTCCAAAATCTTCCCTTTCACCAAACACCATAGCCCTCCTCCAGTGGTCATTCACCAGCTCGCCGCGCAGATACAGACCCACCGTAGCAATTTCGTGAGCCCGGTCAAAGTCTCCGGCTACTTCTCATCTATTAGCCGCGcaatcgaggaagaagaagagtacagGAAAGCACGCGCCGCCGTGAACCGTAAAGGCGTCGAATTGGAGAGTTATGCGATTGAGGGCATATCCGTAGGTGGGCACGAGACTTGTGTCATCGTACCTGAGCTCAAATGTGTATTTGATATTGGGAGGTGCCCTTCTCGTGCTATTCAGCAGAAGTTTCTTTTTATCACTCACGCTCATCTTGATCATATTGTGagttgtttcaaaaaaaattgagtcttTGGTTCTGTGGTTTGAATGGATAAGGATTAGTTTTTTCTTGAACCCTCCTTAGATTTCGTTTTGTTGTGTCTGCTTTGTGATTGAATTATGAGTTCTTGGATGAATCTTAGTGTTGAATCGACATTGTTCAATGATTTGAATGGATAAGGATGagtttttcttaaaaacattGTCTTGatgtttgtgatttttgattGAGTTATGGATGAATCTTGAGGCTAATCTTAGTGTTTCCTACAGGGAGGGCTACCGATGTATGTAGCGAGCCGTGGTTTATACAATCTTGAGCCACCGAAAATATTTGTGCCACCATCTATTAAAGAAGATGTTGAGAAACTTCTTGAGATTCACAGGACTATGGGTCAAGTAGAGTTGAATGTAGAACTGATTCCACTTGATGTAGGTAATGATATAGTGAAAAGCCTTGACTAGTTTAATCTTTTCTATCTGTTTACAGTTACAAAAAACCAATCTTGTTTAGGTAGCAAATCTTGATGAGCGTTATGTTTGTGGCAGGTGAGACATATGAGTTGCGGAATGACATTGTTGTTAGACCGTTTGCAACTCACCACGTCATACCGAGCCAGGTACTACACATGTCGTGAATTGGTCATGAGAGTGTTTGTTTTTAACTGATCTTTGAGTTCTGGATTATGGCTTCTCTCAGGGTTATGTGATCTACTCAGTCAGGAAGAAGTTGCAGAAGCAATATGCTCACCTTAAAGGCAAACAGatagaaaagattaaaaaatctGGTGTCGaggtttgttttgcttataatAAGCCATATTGCCAAGTGATGTGAAAGGGATAAGTCACATAATACTGAACTTAATTACAGATTACAGACACAATATTATCCCCTGAGATAGCCTTCACTGGAGATACAACTGCAGAGTATATGCTTGACCCTCGTAACGCTGATGCATTGAGGGCAAAAGTTCTTATAACCGAGGTACTTGTTTTGAATCCTATTGGCGGAACTGTATATCATATTAAAACTCCACTGGATTAGATTATAGTTTCTGAGCTTTACCGATCTGGCAGGCAACATTCTTGGATGAAAGTTTTACCACTGAGCATGCGCAAGAACTCGGTCATACTCATATATCTCAGGTATGCTATTTATGTTCAAACACTACACTGTAAATGGAACTGTACTGTAAAAGGAAATTTCTAAACACAAAATTGCAGATTATTGAGAACGCAAAATGGATCCGGAGCAAAACTGTATTATTGACGCATTTCTCATCTCGTTACCATGTAGAGGTGAGAGTCTCAATTTGACTTCATGTTCTTAGTAAAAATTTTAAGTCCCTTGTGATGTATTTCATCTTATACTTTGTGTGGTTGCAATGGCAGGAAATTCGCGAAGCTGTGCTTAAGTTGCAGTCAAAAGTATCCGCAAAGGTCATTCCTCTTACAGAAGGTTTCAGGTCAAGATATTCTTAAAAAGATCGCGGAGAGATATTGCAAGCAAACAAGTAGGGATTTGAAACATCTTTTGTCTGTAATTTTCATAGGGTACTCGCTAATGTAAGTTAACATGGAgtgaaaatgaataaaaatgttataactTGCTATAAAGGTAAAATTCTTACTATGCAACCTCCAAAAAAGAAAGGATCAATTATTTTATGATGTTCTTGTATAGGAAACAGATTACGATGAATACAAATTGAAAGCAACAATTATGAAAGAGAATCTATATGATCTGcaattctaatttctaaacatAATCAATCTTCTTCAACAGTAACCAATGCGcttgttttttctcaatgaaACATTCTTGATGGTGGCTTTGTTAAGTCATCATCAGTTTTAACTCTTAAGCTACCTGCCTAGAGTCAGAGTCGTCGGAGCAAAAGATATGCTCCAGTTTTGTtaagaaacaaacaatagaTATACATGAACATTAGACATAGAATAATGGTGCAAAATCCAAAAAGTAAAAGACGAGGGATTGGATTTATCAGCCTCAGCCATCAAGGTCGCCCTGCGCAAACTTGTCTTCTGGATAGTACTCAGCCGTCAGTTGGATACCGTAATCTCTTTTCATCAGGTTAAATCCTGATTCGGCCCTTGTTGCACCATCCAAATCCTCATACTCAAAGAAAGCCTTTCCAACTCCAGGTGTTAGACGACCAGGATGATCTGGATCGGGTCGCGGGACCACAACGTTCACCAAGTTACCAAATCTTTGACCTGCTAGTGTTATATCCTCCATTAAGTCTTTGTAATCTTCATCGTATTCAAGATTATCTTCTACTTCAATCGCATCACTCATGCAGATAATTCTGCTGCGGTTGTCATATGGTTTGAGAATATGCATCTGTTTCTCCGGACCCTCAAGCCCAACACTAGACCCTGAAGACAATCCAACACTAGGGTTAAACATgcttacttcttcttcaacaggAACTCCCAGTGACATTACCTTCCCAGTAGCCTTATTAACTGTGAGCTTCTTCATCTGCTCCTCGTCGATAACGTAACGTTTCGCAGCCGTGGTGCTCATGTTGGAGATCGTGCGGCGGTGAAAATCCAAGTAAGGGTGTGAAAGAAGCTCCGGACAAGAATTATAAGTTTTGCTCAAGGAGACTCTGTCTCTTTATTTATAATGCCAAAACTAATCCTATTTTGTTTAGGTAAACGAACACATATTTCCTAATCTATATATGTCAAGAACAAGATAAAAGGAAAAACGAAAAACGAAGATTAGGAAATATATCATTGGTTTGAAAACCGGACCGATCCGACCGGTCTAACCGAAATCGCTTTATTTGAATCCTATTGGATTATATTGTTGCTTTCTGAGCTCAACGATCTGGTAGACAATGTTCTTGGATGAAAGTTTTAGCACTGAGCATGCGCAAGCACTGAGCATGCGCAAGCACTGAGCTTAATCCTAATTAATGTTCAGAACAGTCGTAAATGAATGCAAAGTGGATCCTGAGCAAAACTGTTTTATTGACGCATATCTCATCGAAGTTACCACGTTGAAGGTTATATAGTTTTTCATGTTTGTAAATTTGGAAAATTAGCAACCAAAGAAAGATCAGTTACAATAACAACTTTTAGATAGAGGCAAAGAGCAAAGATGCATTTGTTCCTCCAAAGCCAAACGAATTCGACATTGCTGTCCTAACGAGCATCTCTTTCGAAGTGGTTAAAGGCATGAAACTTTGGTCGAAGATGGGATCTGGATTCTTGACATTCAGAGTCAGTGGAACAACACCCTACAAAGTTTTTTGCAGGTTCTAGTTAGGTTACAAAACCTTAACCATCAgagacaagaacacaaaactAAGAAATGAGAATGCTTACGTGATGTATAGCAAGAATACTGAAAATAGCTTCCACTGCTCCAGCTGCTCCAAGAAGATGACCAGTTGCCCCCTTCATTCAAAGAAGTAGAATTCGTTTATCGACAAGAGTTTGAGTCAAAATTTACCAAGTCATGTCTCTTATTTATTTGCAGACGAATACCACTCTATGTCAAACTCTTTGATAAATCAGGCATTTTTACCTTGGTGGAGGAGAAAGCCAAGGTGCCTGAAGTAGCATGTTCAGAGAATACGGTCTTGAGAGCTCTTGCTTCCACGGCATCGCCTAGAAATTTGGATTTGATAACAGAATCATGAATTCAGTTTTTGTAAAACCAAAGCCAACAACCAACacgaaatttcaaatttttcacCAATTGGGGTTGATGTTGCATGTGCGTTTATATAATCAACTTGGTTTGGACACAGACCAGACTGCAAAGTCATGGGCATTCAACCAAATTATTAGAATCCAAACTGctaaaagcaaaaacataaaagatcaTCAACAGAAACCATTCTAGGAGTACTATAACAACAACTATGCAGTTAACCACAGCTTACTTGTCTTAACGCACGTGACATGGCCAAAACAGCTCCCTTTCCATCTTCAGGAGGTTGAGTAATATGATGTGCATCACCTAAATATTAAGAAAACTCACTCTTAGCTAATTCAAAATGtgttttactattatttatctATGGGCGCCAAACTTGTTTTACTATTATCAATGAGCTTAACCTGACATCCCATATCCACGAAGCTCTGCATAAATTTTTGCTCCACGTCTTTTTGCATGTTCATATTCCTTTTGTTATAACcataaatcagaaaaaaatcttacattAAGACCAAAAACAGTTAGGGATGACTTTTCAAGACTCCAGAGTTTAGATAAAGGACAGATAGTTTTCCATAAAATCTCACCTCCAATACTACAACCCCTGAACCTTCCCCTATCCTGCAACCAAATCAAATGGAGATGGAATCAACATCACCAAATCAGGTTCTTTTACATTAACAGCGAAGAATGTAACTCACACAAAACCATCTCGATCACAATCAAAAGGCCGTGAAGCTTCTTGCGGAGAAGAATTGAACTTAGTTGACAAAGCTCTTGATCTGGACATCAAAATAATCAAAGTCTCTAAGTTTGTTATATCTGTCCAgaataatatgtataaattCTATTGCTACAGAATCATTTTAGACATGAAAGCATTTACAAGGGCATTGCTAATCAGCTGACGCTGGGAGCCTGTTGACACATGAGAAATTTATGATATAGGACTTCCGTCTCCCAAAAGAAGACAGTTTTATATGAAAGCACATGAAGCGTGTGAGAACAAGCATTAGTTACCTAGAGAATCCAGCAACGGACAGAGCATCAATGCTGGACTCAGTTCCACCTGCCACCATAACATCTGCATCTCCAAATTGAATCATCCTAGTGGCATCACCTATAGAGTGTGCACCAGTTGCGCAAGCTGTCACAGCAGCATGGTTGGGCCCCTATATCCAAAAGCATAGCAATGGTAAGAAAACAGTTTCTACTTAAGAACGTCAGATGACTATACTAGACATGTTATGGACTATAAAAGTATGTGTAATTCCATATCACCCCATTATCACAACAACTTGTCACTTTTGCAGATTTTATATCAAAGATACGCTATGGAAGAGTTGCTGAATTTTAACTCCTATTACAAAACTGTAAGCCAACCACCATTGAACAACTTAAAATGTAAGCCAAcctattaatatttttcataaaagaaaagtgaaaaattcAACACACCTGGAATCCATACTTCATGCTCACATGACCAGATGCCATGTTTACTAAAATTTTTGGGATGAAAAATGGACTAAGCCGGCGCAGTCTCTGCATCACCATAAGTTCTTAAGTATTACAAAACAAGCCACTGAGATGCAAATATAGTTCAGGAAGCAATAACACAATCCCTAAAATATGTAATTCCTAAGACAATGattcaaagacaacaacaatgaCTAACCTTTTCACAAATCAGCTGCGCTGCCTCCACAATGTCACTTATACTTCCGATTCCACCACCAATTGAGACTCCCTGGTATTcgaaaaattagagaaaacaaacTACAAAGCAGAATTCATCATCATTTGATATACagatgagaaagagaaatacttaactgttctttctttttcttcctcctcagtTGGTAACCACTCTGCATCCCTCAAAGCTTCATCAGCAGCACATAAAGCATATCCGATAAAATTCGCAACTGCCTCCAggattcaaaaagaaaaataacaaaaccttAACCATATCAAGCTTCCACTAGAATGCATGATTCTTCTAAAATCTTTATGATATTTGACTCTGTTCCTAATAACCTTCAAAGCCAGTATACTATAGAAGAAAGAGATTGAGCTTTTTAAGATACCTTGGAGTTTAGCCAAAGGGCTTCATCAAATTCACCTGGGTTTGATCCAAAAGGCACAAAGGCCGCAACTTTAGAAGAGAGCTGATCAAAAGTATACAACTTAGTCTCTTCATCAAAAGACTTCATCTTGAGATCATCAAGAGTCAATCCTCTAATCCCACATTCTCCACCAATTAAACGCCGCCATGTTGTTTCAACGCCTCGTCCAAGTGGAGTCACCAAGCCTAGACCTAGAGTCACAGTCTCTCATATCAGAGAAATTGCAGTGATAAGCATATGTAGAAGACATGGAAATGGAGTAAGAAAGAGACCAGTGACAACAACACGGCGAGGtgaaggataagaagaagaagaagaagaagaagaagaagacgaagaagaagtagaggTAGAGATGAAACGTTTCAAGCGGAGGCGACTTGAGCTCAAGTGTCTACGGAGATAAGAGGTCGCCATTTCTTCACTGCGACCGCGACGGAGACGACggcgaaagagagagaggagtttTGAGAACCGATCAGGGATTTAATGGTTTTGATTGTTTAGTGAACCGATGGTTTAGCCAATTAACCGGTTTAACCGAAAATTGAGTGTTAACTTAAATCATCAAACCGTGTTCTGTACTAGGGAGCTCACAACTTCTGAAGATTGTCTGAAGGTGTAACATCCGATCCGGGAACAGAAATTCTTTATccattaaacttttttattataatttagatATATACAAGTCGATGATACAAAAACacagttaatttttttagtctATCATTACGgaataaaagataatataaattttgaaattcaaaaacaaatcattaaatgaataatatataattttaactcatatttataaattattaatccaataatacatgattttgataattgtttgtaaatttaataattatattgaacaacacataatttttgtttgatatctaAATCTATTAAActcaataaaccaataaccgcatagtatatcttaaaaataaaaattggtaaaaaataagaatatattgtgtttttttctaaaacattgaTACAAGTATATCAATGAACACATGTTTTATTACAATACTTTgctatatatattcaaacatCAAATAAGATTTGACATCTGCACTCTTATTTAagtatagtttttttaaaatgtaaaactaataaaaaccaCAAACTTATACTACTTTTTTCCAGTTATAAGTACATGCCCCCACGATTTTGTACTAGCTCTTCTAGTCCAAATGCCATCATTTTTGGCTGTCCATGAGTGGTACTGTGGCACTGATCACATCTTTCAAAAAAAGCTCTGTATACTTAgacattaaaataaaacttgaatttatCCCCTTGCCTCAAGAGACAAGTTCATACTGTCCTTTTACTTCTGTTGGAAACATCCGCAAATTCAATGGAAAAAAGAAGAGTCAAAGTCATGAAGGATAAGGAGTATGGTTCGCAACACAAAACACAAGGTTGTAGTTTTCTTATAAGTGTAGTAAAAGTTCTAAAATGGCTTCTTCAAGACATTGTTTGGAGGTCAAAACATTAAAGGATTGGGCTACAACTTAATGAAATGCTTCATGTAACTACTGATTTAAGATTCCACTCTGGGATTGAGATCGTTATGGTTAGTTTATAATACACTCGAGTTTCTTCAACTTGTCCTGAGCAGTATTTATATGGAGTTTCAAATCTGACCAGTAACGATGGAGACATCAAACGCACGACCAAACTGAACCGGAATAAGCTGGAAATTGACTGAAGCATTCATGACTCGTGGAACTAGATCCTGGTTGAAGGGCATCATATACGAAAACCTAATTAAATGACAATTTTTTGGAGTCGTTATATTAGATGGTTATAAAGCTTTGTTGtcattttatagtttttttctcagggtttttgttttttttgatctATTGTTTTGACTAAAACTGAAGTTTGAACATATAAATGTGTAAAGTCACAAAGCTTCATTTCTCATAAATATACATAACTCAAAATTCACATACATCAGAACACTTGCTATAGAATCACATCAAAACTATTTTCAACTATAATATgacatataatattattttcaaaatactattttttttttaagaatataacTTTATTAGTTAAACTTTACCCCTTTTGTTGATCAAATTACCCTCTTCAAACCTAGTAAACACTAATATAAATGAGCTATATATTTAAAACCTAGgcattaaacaaaatattgtgaat is drawn from Camelina sativa cultivar DH55 chromosome 1, Cs, whole genome shotgun sequence and contains these coding sequences:
- the LOC104790506 gene encoding nudix hydrolase 5-like isoform X2, whose translation is MAGEGQQISLLDGKEDKFGGVEVNLMEVESMTVDDFDTKLDLSLKAWKDQGKKGIWVKLPRERSSLVDTAIKKGFTYHHAENEYVMLTSWLGEEPSTLPANASHRIGIGAFVLNKNGEMLVVQENSGYLKDRNVWKVPTGTIKEGESIWAGAIREVKEETDIDTKFVEVLAFKESHQAVWQRKTDIFFVCELEASTFEIKIQESELSAAKWMPVEEYVNQPFHAEEGKEMFKLIANICLKRSKKEYMGFHNVHTTKSLKESLYCSADQSANLLSETCDEASTSTSL
- the LOC104790506 gene encoding nudix hydrolase 5-like isoform X1; the encoded protein is MGLTKTLLLLVFSCHRYILLLGYCSMAGEGQQISLLDGKEDKFGGVEVNLMEVESMTVDDFDTKLDLSLKAWKDQGKKGIWVKLPRERSSLVDTAIKKGFTYHHAENEYVMLTSWLGEEPSTLPANASHRIGIGAFVLNKNGEMLVVQENSGYLKDRNVWKVPTGTIKEGESIWAGAIREVKEETDIDTKFVEVLAFKESHQAVWQRKTDIFFVCELEASTFEIKIQESELSAAKWMPVEEYVNQPFHAEEGKEMFKLIANICLKRSKKEYMGFHNVHTTKSLKESLYCSADQSANLLSETCDEASTSTSL
- the LOC104790525 gene encoding ribonuclease Z, chloroplastic: MQLSSLPISFSKIFPFTKHHSPPPVVIHQLAAQIQTHRSNFVSPVKVSGYFSSISRAIEEEEEYRKARAAVNRKGVELESYAIEGISVGGHETCVIVPELKCVFDIGRCPSRAIQQKFLFITHAHLDHIGGLPMYVASRGLYNLEPPKIFVPPSIKEDVEKLLEIHRTMGQVELNVELIPLDVGETYELRNDIVVRPFATHHVIPSQGYVIYSVRKKLQKQYAHLKGKQIEKIKKSGVEITDTILSPEIAFTGDTTAEYMLDPRNADALRAKVLITEATFLDESFTTEHAQELGHTHISQIIENAKWIRSKTVLLTHFSSRYHVEEIREAVLKLQSKVSAKVIPLTEGFRSRYS
- the LOC104790537 gene encoding 3-oxoacyl-[acyl-carrier-protein] synthase, mitochondrial isoform X1, with translation MATSYLRRHLSSSRLRLKRFISTSTSSSSSSSSSSSSSYPSPRRVVVTGLGLVTPLGRGVETTWRRLIGGECGIRGLTLDDLKMKSFDEETKLYTFDQLSSKVAAFVPFGSNPGEFDEALWLNSKAVANFIGYALCAADEALRDAEWLPTEEEEKERTGVSIGGGIGSISDIVEAAQLICEKRLRRLSPFFIPKILVNMASGHVSMKYGFQGPNHAAVTACATGAHSIGDATRMIQFGDADVMVAGGTESSIDALSVAGFSRSRALSTKFNSSPQEASRPFDCDRDGFVIGEGSGVVVLEEYEHAKRRGAKIYAELRGYGMSGDAHHITQPPEDGKGAVLAMSRALRQSGLCPNQVDYINAHATSTPIGDAVEARALKTVFSEHATSGTLAFSSTKGATGHLLGAAGAVEAIFSILAIHHGVVPLTLNVKNPDPIFDQSFMPLTTSKEMLVRTAMSNSFGFGGTNASLLFASI
- the LOC104790537 gene encoding 3-oxoacyl-[acyl-carrier-protein] synthase, mitochondrial isoform X2, which encodes MATSYLRRHLSSSRLRLKRFISTSTSSSSSSSSSSSSSYPSPRRVVVTGLGLVTPLGRGVETTWRRLIGGECGIRGLTLDDLKMKSFDEETKLYTFDQLSSKVAAFVPFGSNPGEFDEALWLNSKAVANFIGYALCAADEALRDAEWLPTEEEEKERTGVSIGGGIGSISDIVEAAQLICEKRLRRLSPFFIPKILVNMASGHVSMKYGFQGPNHAAVTACATGAHSIGDATRMIQFGDADVMVAGGTESSIDALSVAGFSRSRALSTKFNSSPQEASRPFDCDRDGFVIGEGSGVVVLEEYEHAKRRGAKIYAELRGYGMSGDAHHITQPPEDGKGAVLAMSRALRQAMPWKQELSRPYSLNMLLQAPWLSPPPRGQLVIFLEQLEQWKLFSVFLLYITVLFH